Proteins from a single region of Melanotaenia boesemani isolate fMelBoe1 chromosome 3, fMelBoe1.pri, whole genome shotgun sequence:
- the si:ch1073-335m2.2 gene encoding msx2-interacting protein isoform X1, with amino-acid sequence MVRETRHLWVGNLPEHVREEKIVEHFKRYGRVESVKVLQKRGSEGGVAAFVDFVDIKSAQKAHNAVNKMGDRDLRTDYNEPGSVPSAVRGLEDSSPSSSRDVTGFTRGTVGPVFGPPVSLHTREGRYERRIDGSSDSRERAYDHSPYGHHDRSGTFDRQRHYNADYYRDRSVFAAAGPGSSAIGGSFDASDPHFDSRIRDPFTLTNSTRRDLYRDDRGRRVDRTYHHRRSRSSHSSQSRHPSPQRTPGQTPKTPHSPKRTPLSPGRGPRSRPHSRSSSSDSVSSTSSTGSGSDSNSSSSDGSRARSVQSSAAHALPQSSMVLDSEEPRRSFGIKVQNLPVRSTDTSLKDGLFHEFKKHGKVTSVQIHGASEDRYGLVFFRQQEDQEKALTVSKGKLFFGMLIEVTAWNGPETESENEFRPLDGRIDEFHPKATRTLFIGNLEKTTGYQQLLDIFQRFGEIVDIDIKKVNGVPQYAFVQYFDIASVCKAIKKMDGEYLGSNRLKLGFGKSMPTTCVWLDGLTANITEQYLTRHFCRYGHVVKVVFDRLKGMALILYNNTDFAQAAVRETKGWKIGGNKIKVDFASQESQVAFYRSMQVSGQDIRDFYEIPPERREDRRPPYHEFTAERAYYENIRTPGLYPEDARREYAARSRDRFPELDHYEGNHFDPRYHEDPRDYRDYRDPFEQDIRKYTYIQRERERERERFEADHSRWSPSHPRRPITPTVSPSPSERAPKDSERRVYSQSSERSGSVSSVSPPHFDKSEKTLVELTSKSEKSSQPERVAGAEKKRAKRKDKVDKDKPDKIKSRKAKGQSPSNPVMDIELEAGFDGGSVRSRGSDQDAHEKQKSKGDGDNLSGNPSIALQDSVKSERSEMTKGDNSELDGKSRLKKHQKSETGNDGKDSSVESDRLAARKRRFADPGGRTVHQKKSKHEEEDSNQSSDFGATPAYLKESETDKHKDSQRRDTRLKPDKSGTQKNGQEDLRGQRENSEGSLDPLESKRHPGSTSSRRLSQDGGSDQSSVREQDHHASFKLQNVETNKNAKNKEDHVDIDLSQSYRKQMEQNRRLQQQRESDKRDKLGSPQRNETEDLEHRSLVHEVGKPPEDVTDNFPSHKLKKLDQFDSDSGIKRERVYRSFRQKSEDPDWNSTPSPGHQHLPHLANEDVSDASQKELNRNEEKIHPDLDLSVKRTHNTQVNKTNTPLLGVEEEQQKRWEGRAKQDLGPNLNFSRSLSKNIHNRKRLEYGIWQDLEPGEVRSDSEEDRETKPHSPVPSTSMPYSERPRADRFSDPKQAHLERNKFYSFALDQTITPDTKALLERAKSLSSSRDDNWSFLDYDSHFANFRNRKDTEKVESAPRPTPSWYLKKKKIRSGSEDKLDERKAEPKPEEQERRELFASRFLHSAVFELDSRRLQHLERKHEELEHMQNQQPGQQGTDGELETGPVVLFHSRFLELMQLQQKNKTQQETKEDVDKEKKAPESEKQALQSPDVAESVTQAEIKPVSPAEEVIPEPRHAPNSVNQSVIKDLTPSDEKLDSLKSVPLNPVSDLCCPVFSIKEEVKETKSLESMHPLPTETSDSEPEPVKAPEPNYSLNKLSPSEEKLNAAEDVKPPFTEQTSCLNSHEEFVASSEPELDPETAKQEDPVASCPVLPTFVEEVNITPKETHLVVEPEEKKLQVGKEQMPVDGDTNEELVSCQKENKTKEMKTKKGKQSPAQVPPVPVMSTSVSEKPATRKSERIDKEKLKRGSSPRAESKSTSKSPIHGSDPDTLEQSIPLGRARRRNVKSVYATPVEDDAPVRSGKEITESPRSVRKRGTDKDTAQQNSELEPPAPAPPTKRGRPPKNRKQGEESTSAKVEKPKPDNKDTDINELESAEQIPRVSKGKPSPLVTKGSNQMSTCLGSGSTRKGEKTETPEDQEIDNTDTVAVVDSGSVKDPSVQLDQMKGEKDKETAELGNEKEGHHEKTFEGKSNGKKTESLTVEDKPSSEKEKIVRGKIKSSRTPKSPVLKNLKIRLNVTEVKDLLQLGDEEAGEETTKKMRSVDTNDSVSNSPNANKEGLHEEKENEELEASKSLFSQERELEQAVENIAKLTDPTFPTKPPTPPVPSADIKSDIEQEKPSNPASETELMAAIDSITAEDTRMQAPPLSTEMGSEPEIQDFVQPVKEDEPETNTSALQQEPPFTNTPKKGTKGRPKTPKRSKPQKQVRKDLKEGQSLSEELTPPLDDGTASDKPIVPETPPSAAAAAVITATTWKPDSELSDVNATDVNKELESSSKEQILARKSAYPQSKSPICPKPQQLPTDIISPSMSPRPNRPSIRPIQTNRIAVSPPDWQHQSKDTGVSSSPVMPLAAKESQHLPSDPENMDIDHGTSDLRQIVIKHKSISLPSSSSVASNLSRFRDQNPSETSMPLTTVLKSQSPLPDSKMSTHSASPIIRTSTSLTSPETKSVISVIASTATSVISRVCNPPEPEEKININIGNPCVDMALPKPSYRTSKDDTGSYHGASASDDGGSTTRCIVKSPTVGTGSCSGLRVNTSEGVVVLSHSGQKTEGPQRISAKISQIPQATAGDMESQQLVAMPQIKQEMYGHSQSGLQKGPSLQADHGHAGKQLALTSIKQESCGLEKMDPAYQPGPQGVVKRLPQSGQQVMGYHQDYMQLKHQKKIDSSDPHGTDGAKPSWTSAVSPAISPHLPSPPGNHVGFVTTAGERAPSHIGGIKQEPRSPRKSGHPHPPFTKVSSPIGSSSPKGIPVMLSAGHPSMQQFITSVHHPEQSVIMPPHSVPGGLGRMSPHCVTQSIPVGHLVQDVRVNTPPLSVMSYGMHSEPLGSPWSGPMQPRPSSPQAVGRDKVLKVNPGSLRSHEGEQEESRRFHSTGRPSATLQSDPRGPLRSGVPLETYIAPRDMRVLLHQQGGGTDPHSGHIQETFPPSLSPRTHVLPKGVSDKDITKSLEAKRPHSPLTKEGIMGIRQSGQAMASPQRVQLMPQGPTGSFPEYTGLYSNPRGIHPQIPETSVGHAQPPQNVTQSMGADLQTKPDGKMTQPVNMVQLLTKYPIVWQGLLALKNDTAAVQLHFVCGNKALAHRSLPLQEGGALLRIVQRMRLEASQLESVARRMTGDSDFCLLLALPCGRDQEDVLNQTNALTTAFISYLQTKLAAGIINIPNPGSNQPAYVLQIFPPCEFSEGHLSQLAPDLLNRISSISPHLMIVITSV; translated from the exons ATGGTTCGGGAAACCAGACACCTTTGGGTGGGAAATTTACCGGAACACGTTCGAGAGGAGAAAATTGTGGAGCATTTTAAACG GTATGGCCGTGTGGAGAGTGTTAAAGTTCTGCAGAAGCGAGGGTCAGAGGGGGGTGTTGCAGCCTTTGTGGATTTTGTGGATATCAAAAGTGCTCAGAAGGCTCACAATGCTGTCAACAAGATGGGAGATAGAGACCTTCGGACTGACTACAACGAGCCAGGGTCTGTCCCTAGTGCTGTGCGGGGCCTTGAAGACAGCTCCCCCTCAAGCAGTCGTGACGTTACAGGATTCACTAGGGGAACAGTTGGTCCAGTCTTTGGCCCACCTGTGTCCCTTCACACCAGAGAGGGACGTTATGAACGGAGAATAGATGG tAGTTCAGACAGCCGTGAGCGTGCATACGATCATAGCCCATACGGACACCATGACCGCAGTGGAACTTTCGACAGACAGCGTCACTACAATGCTGATTATTACCGTGATCGCTCTGTGTTTGCTGCTGCTGGCCCAGGGAGCAGTGCTATTGGAGGAAGTTTTGATGCATCAGACCCACATTTTGACTCTAGAATAAGAGACCCATTTACTCTTACAAATTCAACACGACGTGATCTATACAGAGATGATAGAGGGCGACGTGTTGATCGAACCTATCATCACCGTCGAAGTCGGTCATCTCATTCCTCACAATCAAGGCACCCTTCCCCTCAACGGACCCCAGGACAAACCCCTAAAACTCCCCATTCCCCTAAAAGGACCCCCTTGTCCCCTGGAAGAGGCCCACGATCACGACCTCACAGCCGATCTTCAAGCTCTGACTCTgtcagcagcaccagcagcacaGGCAGCGGCAG TGATTCAAACAGCAGCTCAAGTGATGGATCTCGGGCACGCTCTGTTCAGTCATCAGCTGCACATGCACTTCCTCAGTCTTCAATGGTTCTTGATTCTGAGGAGCCACGTCGAAGCTTTGGAATTAAAGTCCAAAATCTACCAGTGCGCTCCACAG ACACAAGTTTAAAAGATGGACTCTTCCATGAATTCAAAAAACATGGGAAGGTGACCTCAGTGCAGATCCATGGAGCATCAGAAGACCGTTATGGTTTGGTGTTCTTCAGACAGCAAGAGGATCAGGAGAAAGCCCTAACCGTATCAAAAGGAAAACTCTTCTTTGGCATGCTTATTGAGGTCACTGCCTGGAATGGTCCAG AAACGGAGAGTGAAAATGAGTTCAGGCCCTTAGATGGGCGCATAGATGAGTTCCACCCAAAGGCCACTAGGACTCTCTTTATAGGGAACCTTGAGAAAACCACCGGCTACCAGCAGCTCCTTGATATTTTTCAAAGATTTGGAGAAATTGTG GACATTGACATCAAGAAAGTAAATGGAGTTCCCCAGTATGCCTTTGTTCAGTATTTTGATATTGCCAGTGTTTGCAAAGCCataaaaaagatggatggagagtATCTAGGGAGCAACAGACTAAAG CTTGGTTTTGGGAAGAGTATGCCCACAACATGTGTTTGGCTTGATGGTTTGACAGCCAATATAACAGAGCAATACCTCACAAGGCATTTCTGCCGCTATGGACATGTGGTCAAA GTTGTGTTTGATCGACTAAAGGGGATGGCCCTCATCTTGTACAACAACACAGATTTTGCTCAGGCAGCTGTAAGGGAGACCAAAGGCTGGAAGATTGGTGgcaataaaataaag GTGGATTTTGCAAGTCAAGAAAGTCAGGTGGCGTTCTACCGCTCTATGCAGGTTTCTGGTCAAGACATAAGAGACTTCTATGAAATTCCACCTGAACGACG AGAGGATCGCAGACCTCCCTATCATGAATTTACAGCAGAGAGAGCTTACTATGAGAACATACGAACCCCTGGCCTTTATCCAGAAGATGCTCGAAGAGAGTATGCTGCACGGAGCAGAGACCGCTTTCCTGAACTCGACCATTATGAAGGGAATCACTTTGATCCACGTTACCATGAAGATCCAAGAGACTATAGGGACTACAGAGACCCCTTTGAGCAAGACATCAGAAAATACACATATATTCAAAGGGAGCGTGAAAGGGAACGAGAGCGTTTTGAAGCTGATCATAGCAGGTGGAGCCCATCTCATCCAAGGCGACCTATTACTCCAACAGTATCACCCTCACCATCTGAGCGTGCTCCCAAAGACTCAGAGCGCCGAGTGTACAGCCAATCCTCTGAGAGAAGTGGTAGTGTTAGTTCAGTGTCGCCACCCCATTTTGATAAGTCTGAAAAGACTCTGGTAGAACTTACCTCGAAAAGTGAGAAGAGCAGTCAACCAGAGCGTGTTGCAGGAGctgagaaaaaaagagctaaaCGAAAAGATAAAGTTGACAAAGACAAACCTGACAAGATTAAATCAAGGAAAGCAAAGGGTCAGTCCCCATCCAACCCTGTTATGGATATTGAGCTTGAggctggttttgatggaggGTCTGTAAGAAGTAGGGGATCAGACCAAGATGCCCATgagaaacagaaatctaaaggGGATGGTGACAATCTTTCTGGAAATCCATCAATTGCTCTTCAGGACTCTGTCAAAAGTGAGCGATCTGAAATGACTAAAGGCGATAATTCGGAGTTGGATGGGAAATCTCGACTCAAAAAACATCAGAAGTCTGAGACTGGAAACGATGGGAAAGATTCATCAGTGGAGTCAGATCGACTTGCTGCAAGGAAAAGGCGCTTTGCTGATCCTGGTGGAAGGACTGTTCATCAAAAGAAAAGcaagcatgaggaggaggatagTAATCAGTCTTCAGACTTTGGGGCCACACCAGCTTATTTGAAAGAATCAGAGACTGACAAACATAAGGATTCACAACGTAGAGATACAAGACTAAAACCTGATAAAAGTGGCACTCAAAAGAATGGCCAAGAGGACCTTAGAGGACAAAGAGAAAATTCAGAGGGTTCTTTGGACCCATTGGAGTCAAAACGACATCCAGGGAGTACTTCATCCAGAAGGCTCTCACAAGATGGGGGTTCAGATCAAAGCAGTGTAAGAGAGCAAGACCACCATGCTTCGTTCAAACTTCAGAATGTTGAAACtaacaaaaatgcaaagaatAAGGAAGACCACGTTGACATTGATCTTTCTCAGAGTTATCGCAAGCAGATGGAGCAGAATAGACGTTTGCAACAGCAGCGCGAGTCTGACAAACGTGATAAACTAGGAAGCCCCCAAAGAAATGAAACGGAGGACTTGGAACATCGTAGTCTTGTGCATGAAGTTGGTAAACCACCTGAGGATGTGACAGATAATTTCCCATCCCACAAATTGAAAAAATTAGACCAGTTTGACTCAGACTCTGGTATAAAGAGAGAGCGTGTCTATAGAAGCTTCAGACAAAAAAGTGAAGATCCTGACTGGAACAGCACTCCCTCTCCAGGGCATCAGCACCTTCCTCACCTTGCAAATGAAGATGTTTCGGATGCCTCTCAGAAAGAGTTAAATAGGAACGAAGAGAAAATTCACCCAGATTTGGATCTGTCAGTCAAaaggacacacaacacacaggTGAACAAGACAAACACTCCTTTACTTGGTGTGGAAGAAGAGCAGCAGAAGAGGTGGGAGGGCAGAGCTAAACAAGACTTGGGTCCTAACCTCAACTTTTCTAGAAGCTTAAGTAAAAACATTCACAATCGCAAACGATTGGAGTATGGCATTTGGCAAGACCTGGAACCTGGGGAAGTCCGATCAGACTCTGAGGAGGACAGAGAGACCAAACCCCATTCCCCTGTGCCCTCTACATCTATGCCTTATTCTGAAAGGCCAAGGGCTGATAGGTTTTCAGATCCTAAACAAGCACATCTAGAGAGAAACAAATTTTACTCCTTTGCACTTGACCAGACCATCACACCTGATACAAAGGCCCTGCTAGAACGGGCAAAATCTCTCTCGTCGTCCCGAGATGATAACTGGTCGTTTTTAGATTATGATTCTCACTTTGCAAATTTTCGCAATAGGAAAGACACAGAAAAGGTAGAATCAGCGCCAAGACCAACACCTTCTTGGtacttgaaaaagaaaaagatacgAAGTGGATCTGAAGACAAACTTGATGAAAGGAAAGCAGAGCCTAAACCGGAAGAGCAAGAACGCAGGGAACTATTTGCCTCACGCTTTCTTCACAGTGCTGTTTTTGAACTGGACTCTAGACGCCTTCAGCACTTGGAACGCAAACATGAAGAACTTGAGCATATGCAAAACCAACAACCTGGTCAGCAAGGTACAGATGGTGAACTTGAGACAGGGCCAGTTGTCCTTTTCCACAGTCGGTTCTTGGAGCTCATGCAACTACAGCAGAAGAATAAAACTCAGCAGGAGACAAAAGAAGATGTAGATAAGGAGAAAAAAGCACCTGAATCAGAAAAACAAGCTCTGCAGTCTCCTGACGTAGCAGAGTCTGTCACACAGGCAGAAATTAAACCAGTCAGTCCTGCTGAAGAAGTTATTCCTGAACCCAGGCATGCACCTAATTCTGTCAACCAATCTGTTATCAAAGACTTGACTCCATCTGATGAAAAATTGGATTCATTGAAAAGTGTTCCATTGAATCCAGTCTCTGACTTGTGTTGCCCTGTTTTTTCGATAAAGGAAGaagtaaaagaaactaaaagtcTTGAATCTATGCACCCCCTGCCAACTGAGACATCAGATTCTGAACCTGAACCTGTAAAAGCGCCTGAACCTAATTATTCTCTTAATAAACTTTCTCCATCTGAAGAGAAGCTAAATGCTGCTGAGGACGTAAAACCTCCATTCACAGAACAAACATCCTGCCTTAATTCTCATGAAGAGTTTGTTGCTAGTTCTGAACCAGAGCTAGATCCTGAGACAGCAAAACAAGAGGATCCAGTAGCCAGTTGTCCAGTACTACCTACCTTTGTTGAGGAAGTGAATATTACCCCAAAAGAGACTCATTTAGTAGTAgagccagaagaaaagaaacttcAAGTTGGCAAAGAACAAATGCCTGTTGATGGTGATACAAATGAAGAGCTAGTTTCCTGTCagaaagagaataaaacaaaagaaatgaaaactaaaaaggGCAAACAATCCCCTGCTCAAGTTCCTCCAGTTCCTGTAATGTCTACCTCTGTTTCTGAGAAACCAGCCACACGCAAGAGTGAGCGCATTGACAAAGAGAAGCTGAAACGTGGCTCATCTCCAAGAGCTGAATCAAAATCTACAAGTAAGTCTCCCATTCATGGATCAGATCCTGATACCTTGGAGCAGAGCATACCTTTAGGCAGAGCAAGACGAAGAAatgttaaatctgtttatgCCACACCAGTTGAAGATGATGCACCAGTTCGTTCTGGAAAAGAAATTACAGAGTCACCGCGCTCTGTGCGAAAGCGAGGTACAGACAAAGATACAGCACAGCAAAATTCTGAGTTGGAGCCACCTGCACCTGCCCCTCCAACAAAAAGAGGTCGTCCTCCCAAGAACCGCAAACAAGGTGAGGAGAGTACATCTGCTAAAGTGGAAAAACCCAAACCAGACAATAAAGACACTGACATAAATGAATTGGAAAGTGCTGAACAAATACCAAGGGTGTCTAAAGGGAAACCATCCCCTCTTGTCACGAAAGGTTCAAATCAGATGTCCACATGTCTAGGATCTGGATCAacaagaaaaggagagaaaactgAGACACCTGAAGATCAAGAAATTGATAATACAGACACCGTGGCTGTGGTAGACTCAGGTTCAGTTAAAGATCCATCAGTACAACTTGACCAAATGAAAggagagaaagacaaagaaactgCAGAGTTGGGCAATGAGAAAGAAGGCCACCATGAAAAAACATTTGAGGGCAAATCCAATGGGAAAAAGACAGAGTCCCTTACTGTTGAGGACAAACCCAgttcagagaaagaaaagatagTCAGAGGAAAAATTAAGTCCTCAAGGACCCCAAAGTCTCCTGTCCTCAAGAACCTCAAAATCAGATTGAATGTCACAGAGGTGAAAGATCTTCTTCAGTTAGGTGATGAAGAAGCTGGAGAAGAGACGACAAAAAAGATGAGATCGGTTGACACAAACGATTCTGTTTCAAATAGCCCTAATGCTAATAAAGAAGGCCttcatgaagaaaaagaaaacgagGAACTTGAAGCCTCCAAAAGTTTATTTTCACAGGAGCGTGAATTGGAACAGGCAGTGGAGAACATTGCCAAACTAACAGATCCAACTTTTCCAACAAAACCACCGACACCACCTGTCCCATCTGCAGACATAAAAAGTGACATAGAGCAAGAAAAACCTTCTAACCCTGCCAGTGAAACCGAACTTATGGCTGCTATTGATTCAATAACTGCAGAAGATACAAGGATGCAAGCTCCCCCACTAAGTACAGAAATGGGTTCAGAACCTGAGATACAAGACTTTGTTCAGCCTGTCAAGGAAGATGAACCTGAGACAAATACCTCTGCTTTACAACAGGAACCTCCCTTCACAAACACACCCAAAAAGGGCACCAAGGGAAGACCAAAGACCCCTAAGCGTTCTAAACCCCAAAAGCAAGTAAGAAAAGATTTGAAGGAAGGACAGTCATTAAGCGAGGAACTAACACCACCCCTAGATGACGGTACAGCTTCAGATAAACCAATTGTACCTGAGACTCCCccttcagcagcagctgctgcagtcaTTACTGCTACTACTTGGAAGCCAGACTCTGAGCTTTCAGATGTCAATGCtacagatgtaaacaaagaatTGGAATCATCTTCAAAAGAACAAATACTGGCTCGTAAATCGGCGTACCCCCAGTCTAAGAGTCCAATATGCCCAAAGCCTCAACAGTTGCCAACCGACATCATCTCCCCTTCAATGTCTCCTCGACCAAACAGGCCAAGTATTAGACCCATCCAGACTAACAGAATCGCTGTTTCTCCGCCAGATTGGCAGCACCAGTCCAAAGATACAGGTGTTTCCTCCTCACCTGTCATGCCATTAGCAGCCAAGGAAAGTCAACATCTACCCTCAGACCCTGAAAACATGGATATTGATCATGGAACAAGTGACTTGAGACAAATTGTTATTAAACATAAAAGTATTTCACTGCCAAGCAGTAGTTCTGTTGCAAGTAATCTGTCCCGTTTTCGTGACCAGAACCCATCTGAAACTAGTATGCCCCTCACAACTGTTCTGAAAAGCCAGTCACCACTCCCCGACAGTAAAATGTCGACTCATTCAGCCTCTCCTATTATTCGAACTTCAACCTCACTAACATCCCCGGAGACAAAGTCTGTGATTTCTGTTATTGCATCTACAGCAACCTCCGTTATCAGCCGTGTTTGCAATCCTCCTGAGCCCGAggaaaaaattaatataaacattGGTAATCCTTGTGTGGACATGGCTCTGCCTAAACCAAGCTATAGAACCAGCAAAGATGATACTGGGTCATACCATGGGGCATCTGCTAGTGATGATGGCGGGAGCACCACACGTTGCATTGTTAAGAGCCCCACTGTTGGCACTGGGTCCTGCTCTGGTCTGAGAGTAAATACATCTGAAGGAGTGGTAGTATTGAGCCACTCAGGCCAGAAAACAGAGGGACCTCAAAGAATCAGTGCAAAAATTAGTCAAATCCCACAAGCAACAGCAGGTGACATGGAATCTCAGCAGTTGGTTGCCATGCCCCAGATTAAACAGGAAATGTATGGTCATTCTCAGTCAGGACTGCAGAAGGGGCCTTCATTACAGGCAGATCATGGACATGCTGGCAAACAGTTAGCTCTGACTTCTATTAAACAAGAAAGCTGTGGTTTGGAAAAGATGGATCCTGCTTACCAACCTGGACCCCAAGGAGTGGTAAAGCGGCTCCCACAGAGTGGCCAGCAAGTAATGGGTTATCATCAAGATTACATGCAGttaaaacatcaaaagaaaatTGACAGTTCTGATCCTCATGGTACAGATGGAGCTAAACCTTCTTGGACTTCTGCTGTGAGTCCTGCAATTAGCCCCCATTTGCCTTCTCCACCTGGAAACCATGTAGGTTTTGTAACGACAGCTGGGGAAAGAGCTCCTTCCCATATTGGTGGGATCAAACAAGAACCCAGATCCCCACGAAAATCAGGCCATCCTCACCCTCCATTTACTAAAGTGTCCTCACCCATAGGCTCCTCATCACCTAAGGGCATCCCAGTTATGTTATCAGCTGGTCATCCTAGTATGCAACAGTTTATTACAAGTGTACACCATCCAGAACAGTCTGTAATCATGCCACCCCACAGTGTGCCTGGAGGTTTGGGACGGATGTCTCCTCACTGTGTTACCCAGTCTATTCCGGTGGGACATCTTGTTCAAGACGTTAGGGTCAATACTCCACCGCTTTCAGTGATGAGCTATGGGATGCATAGTGAGCCTCTTGGCTCTCCTTGGTCTGGCCCCATGCAGCCACGGCCTTCCTCACCCCAGGCTGTTGGCAGAGACAAAGTTCTAAAAGTTAACCCTGGTTCTTTAAGGAGTCATGAAGGAGAACAGGAGGAATCCAGACGCTTCCACTCAACAGGAAGACCCTCTGCCACTCTGCAGTCAGATCCTCGTGGGCCTTTGAGGAGTGGTGTTCCTTTGGAAACATACATTGCACCAAGGGATATGCGTGTGCTCTTGCACCAACAAGGAGGGGGCACAGACCCTCATTCTGGACACATTCAAGAAACATTTCCCCCCTCTTTATCTCCAAGAACTCATGTTTTGCCAAAAGGTGTGTCTGACAAGGATATAACCAAGTCATTGGAAGCAAAGAGGCCACATTCTCCTCTTACTAAAGAAGGAATAATGGGGATCAGGCAATCTGGGCAAGCAATGGCATCTCCTCAGCGAGTTCAGCTAATGCCACAAGGGCCTACTGGCTCATTCCCAGAGTACACAGGACTGTACTCAAACCCAAGAGGCATCCATCCTCAAATACCAGAGACTTCTGTTGGACATGCCCAGCCACCGCAGAACGTCACACAATCTATG ggTGCAGACCTCCAGACAAAACCAGATGGCAAGATGACGCAGCCTGTTAATATGGTGCAGTTGCTCACA aaatatccTATTGTGTGGCAAGGCCTTCTGGCACTGAAGAATGACACAGCTGCAGTCCAGTTGCATTTTGTCTGTGGAAACAAAGCTCTAGCTCATCGGTCCCTACCTCTGCAAGAAGGAGGTGCCCTTCTAAGGATTGTCCAGAGAATGAGACTAGAGGCTTCACAGCTTGAGAGTGTAGCCAGAAGGATGAcg GGGGACAGCGATTTCTGCCTTCTCCTTGCTTTGCCCTGTGGACGTGATCAAGAGGATGTACTAAATCAAACTAATGCTCTTACAACTGCATTCATCAGCTATTTGCAGACAAAGTTGGCAGCTGGTATAATTAATATCCCCAATCCAGGTTCTAATCAG cctgcATATGTGCTTCAGATTTTCCCACCCTGTGAGTTTTCAGAGGGCCACCTGTCACAACTCGCCCCCGACCTTCTGAACAGGATCTCCAGCATCTCACCACATCTCATGATTGTCATAACATCGGTGTAG